A region of Saccopteryx leptura isolate mSacLep1 chromosome X, mSacLep1_pri_phased_curated, whole genome shotgun sequence DNA encodes the following proteins:
- the WAS gene encoding actin nucleation-promoting factor WAS isoform X2, translating into MSAGLMGGRPGGRGAPVVQQNIPSSLLQDHENQRLFEMLGRKCWTLATTVVQLYLALPPGAERWTKEHCGAVCFVKDNPQKSYFIRLYGLQTGLLWEQELYSQLVYATPTSFFHTFAGDDCQVGLNFADESEAQAFQALVQEKIQKRNQRQSGDRRQLPPPPAPANEERRGGLPPLPPHPGGDQGGPAAGPLSLGLVTVDIQNPDITSSRYRGLPAPGPVPADKKRSGKKKIRKADIGAPSGFKHVSHVGWDPQNGFDVNNLDPALRSLFSRAGISEAQLTDAETSKLIYDFIEDQGGLEAVRQEMRRQEPLPPPPPPSRGGNQPPRPPTVGSNKGRSGPLPPVPLGGTPPPPTPRGLPPPGRGGPPPPPPPATGRSGPPPPPPPAAGGPPLPPPPPPPPPPPSSGDGPIPPPVPPPLGPVGGLAAGGGRGALLDQIRQGIQLNKTPSESSALQLPPQSSEGLVGALMHVMQKRSKVIHSSDEGEDQAGDDDEDDEWDD; encoded by the exons ATGAGCGCGGGCCTTATGGGAGGCAGGCCTGGAGGCCGTGGAGCACCAGTGGTTCAGCAGAATATACCTTCCAGCCTCCTCCAAGACCATGAGAACCAGCGACTCTTTGAGATGCTTGGAAGGAAATGCTGG ACATTGGCCACCACAGTTGTTCAGCTGTACCTGGCACTGCCCCCTGGAGCCGAGCGCTGGACCAAGGAGCATTGTGGGGCTGTGTGCTTTGTCAAGGATAACCCCCAGAAGTCCTACTTCATTCGCCTTTACGGTCTTCAG ACAGGACTGCTCTGGGAACAGGAGCTATACTCACAGCTGGTTTACGCCACTCCCACTTCCTTCTTCCACACCTTCGCTGGGGAC GATTGCCAAGTGGGGCTGAACTTTGCAGACGAGAGTGAAGCCCAGGCCTTTCAGGCCCTGGTGCAGgagaagatacaaaaaagaaatcagaggcaaagtggag ACAGACGCCAGCTACCTCCACCACCAGCACCAGCTAATGAAG agagaagaggagggctcccacctctgcccccacacCCAGGTGGAGACCAAGGGG GTCCAGCAGCTGGCCCACTTTCCCTGGGGCTGGTGACAGTGGACATCCAGAACCCAGACATCACAAGTTCACGATACCGTGGGcttccagcgcctgggccagtcCCAGCTGATAAGAAACGCTCAGGGAAGAAAAAGATCAGAAAGGCTGATATTGGTGCACCCAGTGGATTCAA ACATGTCAGCCACGTGGGGTGGGACCCCCAGAATGGATTTGAC GTGAACAACCTGGACCCAGCTCTGCGGAGCCTGTTCTCTAGGGCGGGAATCAGTGAGGCTCAGCTCACTGATGCTGAGACCTCCAAACTTATCTATGACTTCATTGAGGATCAGGGTGGACTGGAAGCTGTACGTCAGGAGATGAGACGCCAGG AGCCActtccaccacccccaccaccatctCGAGGAGGAAACCAGCCCCCTCGGCCCCCTACTGTGGGGAGTAACAAGGGTCGGTCTGGTCCACTGCCCCCTGTACCTTTGGGAGGTACACCGCCCCCGCCGACTCCCCGGGGACTCCCACCTCCGGGCCGAGGGggccctccaccaccaccccctccagcCACAGGACGCTCTGGGCCaccgccccctccaccccctgcagCTGGAGGTCCACCactgccaccgccaccgccaccgccccccccaccccccagctctgGGGATGGGCCAATCCCTCCTCCAGTCCCTCCTCCATTGGGGCCTGTGGGGGGCCTGGCCGCTGGTGGAGGTCGGGGCGCCCTTTTGGATCAAATCCGGCAGGGAATTCAGCTGAACAAG ACCCCCTCAGAGAGTTCTGCGCTGCAGCTGCCGCCTCAGAGCTCAGAGGGGCTCGTAGGTGCCCTGATGCATGTGATGCAGAAGAGAAGCAAAGTCATCCACTCCTCAG ACGAAGGGGAGGACCAGGCTGGAGATGACGATGAGGACGATGAATGGGATGACTAA
- the WAS gene encoding actin nucleation-promoting factor WAS isoform X1 encodes MSAGLMGGRPGGRGAPVVQQNIPSSLLQDHENQRLFEMLGRKCWTLATTVVQLYLALPPGAERWTKEHCGAVCFVKDNPQKSYFIRLYGLQITETHHPGHASVPVCSPPLQTGLLWEQELYSQLVYATPTSFFHTFAGDDCQVGLNFADESEAQAFQALVQEKIQKRNQRQSGDRRQLPPPPAPANEERRGGLPPLPPHPGGDQGGPAAGPLSLGLVTVDIQNPDITSSRYRGLPAPGPVPADKKRSGKKKIRKADIGAPSGFKHVSHVGWDPQNGFDVNNLDPALRSLFSRAGISEAQLTDAETSKLIYDFIEDQGGLEAVRQEMRRQEPLPPPPPPSRGGNQPPRPPTVGSNKGRSGPLPPVPLGGTPPPPTPRGLPPPGRGGPPPPPPPATGRSGPPPPPPPAAGGPPLPPPPPPPPPPPSSGDGPIPPPVPPPLGPVGGLAAGGGRGALLDQIRQGIQLNKTPSESSALQLPPQSSEGLVGALMHVMQKRSKVIHSSDEGEDQAGDDDEDDEWDD; translated from the exons ATGAGCGCGGGCCTTATGGGAGGCAGGCCTGGAGGCCGTGGAGCACCAGTGGTTCAGCAGAATATACCTTCCAGCCTCCTCCAAGACCATGAGAACCAGCGACTCTTTGAGATGCTTGGAAGGAAATGCTGG ACATTGGCCACCACAGTTGTTCAGCTGTACCTGGCACTGCCCCCTGGAGCCGAGCGCTGGACCAAGGAGCATTGTGGGGCTGTGTGCTTTGTCAAGGATAACCCCCAGAAGTCCTACTTCATTCGCCTTTACGGTCTTCAG ATAACAGAAACCCACCACCCAGGGCATGCCTCAGTGCCAGTGTGTTCTCCACCTCTCCAGACAGGACTGCTCTGGGAACAGGAGCTATACTCACAGCTGGTTTACGCCACTCCCACTTCCTTCTTCCACACCTTCGCTGGGGAC GATTGCCAAGTGGGGCTGAACTTTGCAGACGAGAGTGAAGCCCAGGCCTTTCAGGCCCTGGTGCAGgagaagatacaaaaaagaaatcagaggcaaagtggag ACAGACGCCAGCTACCTCCACCACCAGCACCAGCTAATGAAG agagaagaggagggctcccacctctgcccccacacCCAGGTGGAGACCAAGGGG GTCCAGCAGCTGGCCCACTTTCCCTGGGGCTGGTGACAGTGGACATCCAGAACCCAGACATCACAAGTTCACGATACCGTGGGcttccagcgcctgggccagtcCCAGCTGATAAGAAACGCTCAGGGAAGAAAAAGATCAGAAAGGCTGATATTGGTGCACCCAGTGGATTCAA ACATGTCAGCCACGTGGGGTGGGACCCCCAGAATGGATTTGAC GTGAACAACCTGGACCCAGCTCTGCGGAGCCTGTTCTCTAGGGCGGGAATCAGTGAGGCTCAGCTCACTGATGCTGAGACCTCCAAACTTATCTATGACTTCATTGAGGATCAGGGTGGACTGGAAGCTGTACGTCAGGAGATGAGACGCCAGG AGCCActtccaccacccccaccaccatctCGAGGAGGAAACCAGCCCCCTCGGCCCCCTACTGTGGGGAGTAACAAGGGTCGGTCTGGTCCACTGCCCCCTGTACCTTTGGGAGGTACACCGCCCCCGCCGACTCCCCGGGGACTCCCACCTCCGGGCCGAGGGggccctccaccaccaccccctccagcCACAGGACGCTCTGGGCCaccgccccctccaccccctgcagCTGGAGGTCCACCactgccaccgccaccgccaccgccccccccaccccccagctctgGGGATGGGCCAATCCCTCCTCCAGTCCCTCCTCCATTGGGGCCTGTGGGGGGCCTGGCCGCTGGTGGAGGTCGGGGCGCCCTTTTGGATCAAATCCGGCAGGGAATTCAGCTGAACAAG ACCCCCTCAGAGAGTTCTGCGCTGCAGCTGCCGCCTCAGAGCTCAGAGGGGCTCGTAGGTGCCCTGATGCATGTGATGCAGAAGAGAAGCAAAGTCATCCACTCCTCAG ACGAAGGGGAGGACCAGGCTGGAGATGACGATGAGGACGATGAATGGGATGACTAA